The sequence below is a genomic window from Acetobacter vaccinii.
TATCTGGACATGTGGCGGCAGGACCGCTCGCCCGAAGCGCCGGGGCGGCTGGAAAACATCAAGGAACTTATTCAGGCCCTCGCAGATTTTCCCACCCTTGAAGCCTTTTTGGAACATGTCGCCCTGGTGATGGAAAAGGATGAAAATGCGCAGGATGCGCGCCTGTCCATCATGACCCTGCACGGTGCCAAAGGGCTGGAGTTTGACTGTGTGTTTCTGCCCGGTTGGGAGGAAGGGGTTTTCCCCTCCCAGCGCACCCTTGATGAAGGGGGGCTGAAAGGCCTGGAGGAGGAACGCAGGCTGGCCTATGTGGGCATAACCCGCGCACGCAAGCTGGCCATGATCTTTCACGCGGGCAGCCGCCGCATTTATGCCAACTGGCAGCCCTCGATGCCCAGCCGCTTCCTTGAAGAACTGCCTGACGAGCATGTCAGCCGCCACACATCAGGGGGCAGGCAGCAACGCGGCTTGCAGGCGGCACAGTCCCTCTTTTCCGACGGGCCGGTTGTCGCCAGCCGCACCAGACGGCCCAGCAACGCTGATACCCCTGCTCCTTTCCAACCTGGTGACCATGTCCGCCACGCCCGCTTTGGCGTTGGCATTGTCCTGTCCGCCGACCGCCACCAGGTCGAAATCGTGTTTGAAACCGCAGGCACCAAACGACTTCTGTCCTCTTTTATCGAGAAACTGTAATGGCCCTTTCCACCCGCCGTCATGCCACCACACTTGAGACCATTGCCGTCACCGTTCCTGAAGCGGCTGTTGAGTTTTATGAAAACGCCATTGGCAGCATCTGCGCCACGGTTGGCCTGTTTGAAGCCAACCCGGAAGGCACGCTGTGGCGGGTTGAAGGTGTAAAGGACAGCGGCCATAAGGAAGAAGAACTGGCCGCAGCCCTGATGCTGGCCGCACTGGCCAGTGGTGAGAACGCCACACTGGAACGCACGGAAACCGAGGCCGAAGGCTGGCTGGCCCGCACCTACGAGGCTTTTCCCGAACAGAAGGTCGGTCGCCGTTTTGTCGTGCGCGGCACTCATTTGCCCGATGCCACCGACCACACACGCATTGCCCTGACACTGGATGCAGGCGTGGCCTTTGGGTCGGGCGAGCATGGGTCCACCCGCGGGTGCCTGCGCGCGCTTGAGCGCATGGCCTACCGCCGCCCCCGCCGTATTCTCGACCTTGGCTGCGGCACCGGTATTCTGGCCATGGCCGGGGCGGCCCTGCTACACAAGCCTGTGCTGGCGGTGGATATTGAACCCTGGTCCGTGCGGGTCGCTGCGGAAAACGCACAGCGCAACCAGCTTGGCCGCCTGCTGACATGCCGCCTGGGCAATGGCTGGCGCACCCCCGCCATACGCCGTGCCGCACCGTTTGACCTTGTATTTGCCAATATTCTGGCCCGCCCCCTGTGCCTGATGGCCAAGGACCTGGCCCAGAACCTGAGCCCCGGCGGCACGGTTATTCTGGCAGGGCTGCTGCGGACCCAGGTCCGTATGGTGCTTGCCGCCCACCGCAGGCAGGGACTGCTGCTGGAGCAAACCCTGACCGAGGGCGACTGGGCCACTCTTGTCCTGCGCAAGCCGGGCACTCCGTAACCCTCCCCCACCCACCGAGGAAAAGCGCCACACCATGACAGCCCCTACCAGCCCCCACCTGACAGCCCTGCGGACCCTGCTGGAGCAGGAAGGGCTGGATGGGCTTATCATCCCCCATGGTGATGAATATCTGGGCGAATACACGCCCGACTGCGCCCAGAGGCTGGCATGGCTGACAGGGTTTACCGGCAGTGCAGGCACCGCCATTGTGCTGAGCAATACAGCCGCTGTTTTTTCTGACGGGCGCTACACAACCCAGCTTGCCCAGCAGGTTGATCAGGCTAGCTGGCAGTGCCTGCATAGCCTGAATACGCCCCCAGCCACATGGCTGGGCCAAACTGCCCCGGCCCACAGCCGGATCGGCTACGACCCAAGGCTGATGAGCCAGGCAGAACTGGCTCCCTATCAGGCTATTACCAGCATAGAGCTTGTACCCACCCCCGATAACCTGACAGACAGGCTCTGGGTGGACCGGCCTGCCCAGCCCATGGCACCGGCCTGTATCCACACTCTGGACCATGCGGGAGAAAGTGCCACCAGCAAACGCACCCGCTTGGCGCAGGGGCTGGCAGACGCGGGTGTGGCAGCGGCAGTGATCAGCGACAGTGCCTCCATCGCGTGGCTGCTGAATATCCGGGGCAGCGATATCCCCTGTACGCCTGTCGTGCTGGCGTTTGCCATCCTGCATGCTGACAGCACGGTGGACCTTTTCCTGCCCCTGGAGAAAATCCCCCCCACCGTGCAGGCATGGCTGGGGGCAGAAGTACGCCTGCATGCCCCCGAGGCGCTGGAACACAGGCTGGCAGAGCTGGCTGGCCAGACCGTTGGTGTGGACCCCGCCAGCAATGCGGTCTGGTTCAGCCAGACCCTGACCCGGCACGGCGCACAGGCCCGCCCCCTGCCCGACCCCTGCCTGTTGCCAAAAGCCTGCAAGAACACCACCGAGCAGCACGGCATGCGTACCGCCCACCTGCGCGATGGTGTGGCCCTGTGCCGCTTCCTGCACTGGTTGGACACACAGGGCCGCGGCACGACGGAAATAGCGGCAAGCGAGCGTCTGGCTGCCTTCCGCGCAGAGCAGGAGGGCTACCGCGAGGACTCATTCCCCGCCATTTCCGGCGCGGGGCCCAATGGTGCCATCATCCACTACCACGCCACCCCCCAGAGCAACCGTATTCTGGCGGAAAACGAGGTCTATCTGATCGACAGTGGCGGTCAGTACCCCGAGGGCACGACGGATGTCACACGCACCATCTGGACCGGGCCGGGGTCTGCCCCCGCCCCTTTGCGTGATGCGTTTACCCGTGTTCTCAAAGGCAATCTTGCTCTGGGCCGGGCGCGTTTTCCTGCTGGCACCAAGGGCTTTGCGCTGGATGTGCTGGCCCGCAATGCCCTGTGGCAGGCCGGGCTGGATTATGACCACGGCACTGGCCACGGGGTTGGCAGTTTTCTGTCGGTGCATGAAGGCCCGGCACGTATTTCCAAGGCGGCAAACCCTATTGCCCTGGAAAGCGGCATGGTGCTGTCCAACGAACCCGGTTTTTACAAACCCGGTGCCTATGGCATCCGGCTTGAAACACTGGTGCTGGTCAAACCCGCCGCAACACCGGACTCCGACCGTGTGTTTCTGGAGTTCGAAACCCTGACCCTGGCCCCATTCGACCGGCGGATGATCGACCCCACCCTGCTGGGGCCGGAAGATACAACCACACTCGATACCTACCATGCGCGCATCGTGCAGCTTATCGGGCCGCACCTGCCAGTAGACGTCAGAAACTGGCTGCACGCGGCCTGCGCCCCCCTCACTACCCCGTGAAAAGCCGGGCCGCCCGGCCACGGTCACGTAATTGGGAATCGCAACACGCGCCAAACAGGCGCAGAACAGGCAACGAAGTTGATAGGGAGCTTCTCAGTATGACAGCAGACAGCAAGACCATTCCCGCCACGCTTATTCCTGGCGATGGCATTGGCCCTGAAATTGTTGAATCGGTTACAGAGATCCTAGACGCCGTCGGCGCCCCATTCTCGTGGGACAGCCAGTTGGCCGGGATGGCGGGCGTGGACGCCGTAAACGACCCCCTGCCCAAGCAGACCATCGAGAGCATCCGCCGCACCGGGCTTGCCCTCAAAGGCCCGCTGACAACCCCGGTTGGTGGCGGTTTCAAGTCCATCAACGTCACGCTGCGTCAGGAATTTGGCCTTTTTGCCAACCTGCGCCCGACCAAGACCATTGTCCCCGGCGGCAAGTTCGAAGACATCGACCTTGTGCTCTTCCGTGAAAATCTGGAAGGCTACTACGCGGCGATGGAGCACTACATTCCCGTCGGGAATGACCCCAAGGGCATTGCTCTGAGCTCGGGCTTCAACTCCCGCGCGGAATGCCGCCGCATTGTCAAATACGCCTTTGAATACGCAGTGCAGAACAACCGCAAGACGGTTACGATTGTGCACAAGGCCAACATCCTCAAGCTGCTGACCGGCCTGTTCCTTGAAGAAGGCCGCAAGGTTGCTGAAGAATACAAGGGCCGCATTGCGTTTAACGAACGTATTGTTGACGCCTGCGCCATGCAGCTTGTCATCAACCCCTGGCAGTTTGACGTGATCGTAACCACCAACCTGTTTGGTGACATCCTGTCCGACCTGACCGCCGGTCTGGTGGGTGGGCTTGGCATGGCACCGGGCGCCAACATTGGTGACAACGCAGCCGTGTTCGAAGCCGTGCATGGCTCCGCACCCGACATTGCTGGCAAGGGCATTGCCAACCCGCTGGCACTGCTGCTGGCTGCTGTCATGATGCTGCGTCACGTTGGCCGCAAGGATCTGGCAGACCGTATCGACAGCGCCATTGCCAAGGTTATTACCTCCGGCAAGGTCCGCACCAAGGACCTGGGTGGCGACGCCAGCACAAAAGACCTGACCGCAGCACTGAAACAGGCTCTGTCCTGATTTTTTGCACCACGGTCCAAGACGTGGAAAAGGGGGCTTTTCAGCCCCCTTTTTTCATGCCTGCTAGGCGATATCGATCCCGATCTGCTTGATGTCATGGAAGCGGATATCCGGGTTCTGCTCTTCCGTCCGCCGCATCATGAACGAAGATGTCGCGAGGAACACCGGGTCATCATCCAGATCATCAGCCATGGCGTTGCGGTTGGCCATGGCGAAGGCCTCGATCTTGTCACGCGGGCCAGTCACCCAGCGTGCGAGAGAAAAGGGCGTGGAGTCAAAACCGATAGCCACACCATATTCCGCCTGCAACCGCGCCTGAAGCACATCAAGCTGCAAGGTACCCACAACCCCGACAATGGGTGACGCCCCATCCTGCGGGCGGAAAAGCTGCACCACGCCTTCCTCAGCCAGTTGCACCAGCGCCTGCTTGAGCTTCTTGGCCTTCATCGCGTCATCCAGCCGCACACGACGCAGGATTTCGGGCGCAAAATGCGGCACCCCTGTAAAGCGGATTTCCTCACCCTCGGTCAGGGTGTCGCCAATACGCAATGTCCCGTGGTTGGGAATACCCACCACGTCGCCTGCAAAGGCCTCCTCCGCCAGATGCCTGTCCTGCGCGAAGAAGAACTGGGGCGTATGCACCGCAAAGCTCTTGCCTGTGCGCGTGTGCCTGAGCTTCATCCCCCGTGTCAGCCTACCTGAGCATATCCGGGCAAAGGCAATACGGTCGCGGTGGTTGGGGTCCATGTTGGCCTGAATCTTGAAGACCAGAGCGGTCATGGCGGGTTCATCCGCAGTCACCGTCCGGCTTTCGGCCGCCTGAGCACGGGGGGACGGGCCAAACGCCACAAGGGCGTCCAGCAGGTCTGTCACCCCGATTTCCTTGATCGCACTCCCGAAGAAAACCGGTGTCAGGTGGCCCGCATCAAACGCCTCGCGCTCAAACGGCGGCAGGGCGGCTTCGGCCAGTTCCAGCTCCTCGCGCATCTGCACAAGGCGGGGGTCATCCTCAGCCACTGGGGTTGCTGTCTTCAGCGCGCCATTCAGCAGGTCATACGTGCCCACAAAGGTCGCTGCACGACCAATCGGCCATGTGGCAGGGGTCGTATCCAGCGCCAGCGAGGAGGCAATTTCATCCAGCAGGGCAAAAGGGTCCTGCGCCTCACGGTCCATCTTGTTGATGAAGGTGACAATGGGGATATCGCGCAGGCGGCAGATTTCAAACAGCTTGCGGGTTCGATCTTCGATCCCCTTGGCCGCGTCGATCACCATCACTGCTGCGTCAACAGCTGTCAGCGTACGGTAGGTATCTTCCGAGAAGTCTTCATGGCCTGGGGTGTCAAGCAAGTTGAACACGCAGCCACCGTAATCGAACGTCATGACCGAGCTGACAACCGAAATACCACGGTCACGCTCAATGGCCATCCAGTCGGACCGGGTGCGGCGTCGCTCGCCCTTGGCACGCACATTGCCTGCAAGCTGAATAGCCCCACCTGCGCGCAAAATCCGCTCGGTCAGCGTTGTCTTACCGGCGTCCGGATGGGAAATGATCGCAAAAGTGCGGCGACGGGCAATTTCCTTACCCAGATCAGAAGCGGAGGGGTCAGACATGAAGGCACTGTTCCCAAGCGATGGAGGCAGGATTTAAAAACGGCAAACGCCGGGTGGAGAAAAACTCTCCACCCGGCGCAGCACAGATCGAACCGAAGAACCCGATTAGCGGGAGTAGAATTCGACCACCAGGTTCGGTTCCATCTGCACCGGATACGGTACATCGGAAAGCTGCGGGCCACGCAGGAACGTGCCCTTCATCTGGCGGTGGTCCACTTCCATGTATTCCGGCACATCGCGCTCGGCGGACTGGGTGGCGTCCAGCACGATAGCAAGCTGCTTGGACTTTTCACGCACTTCGATCACATCACCATCCTGCACCAGGTAGGACGGAATGTTCATCTTGCGGCCGTTGACCAGGATGTGGCCATGGCTGATGAACTGACGTGCAGCGAACGGGGTGATCGCAAACTTCATGCGGTAGATGACCGCATCCAGCCGGCGTTCCAGCAGGTTGATCAGGTTTTCAGACGTATCGCCCTTGCGACGCACGGCTTCCTGATAATAACGACGGAACTGCTTTTCCGTGATGTTGCCGTAGTAGCCCTTGAGCTTCTGCTTGGCCATCAGCTGCACGGAGAAGTCGGAGGGCTTGCCCTTGCGGCGCTGGCCGTGCTGACCGGGGCCATATTCACGACGGTTGACCGGGGACTTTGCACGGCCCCACAGGTTAACGCCAAGGCGGCGGTTGATTTTGTACTTGCTCTCGAGGCGCTTGCTCATGGTGCGCTCTAATCTCTCATCAGGCGGTGTACGCTGTGGCGTGCACCGTCATTACACCGGTAGTCCCCGTCCACCGTGGATCGGAGCGGGCGCAGACTGTATCACCGACGTGGCAACCGCCAGCCAGCCTGTCCTCATTCCCGGCAATGGTCGCAGCCTTTACGAAAAGCGCAGCCCAATGTCAAGGAAGGCAGAAAAACAGGCTGCACCCGTATGCACCTTGCATGCGTTGGATATTTTTCTTCCGCCTTACGGTCTGGCCATACTATCGAAGAGCCCAGTCCACAGATTTACAAGGATTCATACCATGCCGTTTACCCGCAAATGGGGTCTTTTCGTCGGGATCGGGCTTTTGCTGATCGTTTTGGGTTTTGTCGCCTGTATTGAGGCCGTTTCGGTCACACTGGCCAGCACCATCTTTATCGGGGCACTACTGATTTTTGCCGGTGTCATGCAAGGGGCCCACGCCTTTGCCGTGCGTGACTGGGGTGGCTTCCTGTTCTCGCTGCTTGGTGGGGTGCTTTACGTTATCGCGGGCGCACTGCTGATTGAAGAGCCTGTCTCAGGCTCTCTGGCCATTACCATCTTTGCCAGTGCCTGTTTTGTGGTGGTCGGTATTGCCCGTATCATCATGGCGCTCCAGCACCGTGCGCTGGCGGGCTGGGGGCTGATCCTGGGGAGCGGGGTTATCAGCCTTGTTGTCGGGCTTTGCCTGTATCTCAGCCTGCCCTGGTCCGGCCTGTGGCTGCTGGGCACGTTTATTGCGGTGGAACTGATCGCCAGTGGCGTAAGCTGGGTGCAGTTTGGTCTGGCACTGCGCGCCAGCAACACCACCATCCCTCCGTTTGGTGGGCAGGGCTAACGCCCTCTGGCAGGCCCGCAAGAGCCTGCCAGCATCACCTGCCAGTGGCTAATGGCTCAACTGGCTTCGGTGCTTTCCTCGACCGGTGTGACAGGCGGCTCCTCCGCAGCTGTGTCGCTCTGCTTTGTCAGCAGCGGCGGAGTGCCTTCTTCCTTTGTCTGTCCCAGCAGTTTCTGGCGCGGCAGCAGGGTTACCGGGCGCTCCCCGGCCTCACGCCGTCGCAGGCTGGTCTGGATATTATCCAGCACCACGGGATAATCCTCCACCAGCCGCCGGAAGCGTGACGCCTTGATGGCCATGAAGTGCCCAAACTGCACGGCACGCATGGTCCCGACACAGCGCCATTTATGCAGCGCTTCCTGTGCGCCCAGCAGGTCGCCCGCGCCATACATGACATCCACCCCGGCCACATGGGTTTCAACCTGCCCTGCGCTGATAAAATACACATAGCGCATGCGGCTGCCCTTGCGGCTGATGATTTCCTGCGGCGCTACAAACCGCAGTGAGGTCGTGGTGGCCAGATCATGCAGTTCCGCCCCCGGCAACC
It includes:
- a CDS encoding isocitrate/isopropylmalate dehydrogenase family protein codes for the protein MTADSKTIPATLIPGDGIGPEIVESVTEILDAVGAPFSWDSQLAGMAGVDAVNDPLPKQTIESIRRTGLALKGPLTTPVGGGFKSINVTLRQEFGLFANLRPTKTIVPGGKFEDIDLVLFRENLEGYYAAMEHYIPVGNDPKGIALSSGFNSRAECRRIVKYAFEYAVQNNRKTVTIVHKANILKLLTGLFLEEGRKVAEEYKGRIAFNERIVDACAMQLVINPWQFDVIVTTNLFGDILSDLTAGLVGGLGMAPGANIGDNAAVFEAVHGSAPDIAGKGIANPLALLLAAVMMLRHVGRKDLADRIDSAIAKVITSGKVRTKDLGGDASTKDLTAALKQALS
- a CDS encoding aminopeptidase P family protein; translated protein: MTAPTSPHLTALRTLLEQEGLDGLIIPHGDEYLGEYTPDCAQRLAWLTGFTGSAGTAIVLSNTAAVFSDGRYTTQLAQQVDQASWQCLHSLNTPPATWLGQTAPAHSRIGYDPRLMSQAELAPYQAITSIELVPTPDNLTDRLWVDRPAQPMAPACIHTLDHAGESATSKRTRLAQGLADAGVAAAVISDSASIAWLLNIRGSDIPCTPVVLAFAILHADSTVDLFLPLEKIPPTVQAWLGAEVRLHAPEALEHRLAELAGQTVGVDPASNAVWFSQTLTRHGAQARPLPDPCLLPKACKNTTEQHGMRTAHLRDGVALCRFLHWLDTQGRGTTEIAASERLAAFRAEQEGYREDSFPAISGAGPNGAIIHYHATPQSNRILAENEVYLIDSGGQYPEGTTDVTRTIWTGPGSAPAPLRDAFTRVLKGNLALGRARFPAGTKGFALDVLARNALWQAGLDYDHGTGHGVGSFLSVHEGPARISKAANPIALESGMVLSNEPGFYKPGAYGIRLETLVLVKPAATPDSDRVFLEFETLTLAPFDRRMIDPTLLGPEDTTTLDTYHARIVQLIGPHLPVDVRNWLHAACAPLTTP
- a CDS encoding HdeD family acid-resistance protein → MPFTRKWGLFVGIGLLLIVLGFVACIEAVSVTLASTIFIGALLIFAGVMQGAHAFAVRDWGGFLFSLLGGVLYVIAGALLIEEPVSGSLAITIFASACFVVVGIARIIMALQHRALAGWGLILGSGVISLVVGLCLYLSLPWSGLWLLGTFIAVELIASGVSWVQFGLALRASNTTIPPFGGQG
- a CDS encoding 50S ribosomal protein L11 methyltransferase, giving the protein MALSTRRHATTLETIAVTVPEAAVEFYENAIGSICATVGLFEANPEGTLWRVEGVKDSGHKEEELAAALMLAALASGENATLERTETEAEGWLARTYEAFPEQKVGRRFVVRGTHLPDATDHTRIALTLDAGVAFGSGEHGSTRGCLRALERMAYRRPRRILDLGCGTGILAMAGAALLHKPVLAVDIEPWSVRVAAENAQRNQLGRLLTCRLGNGWRTPAIRRAAPFDLVFANILARPLCLMAKDLAQNLSPGGTVILAGLLRTQVRMVLAAHRRQGLLLEQTLTEGDWATLVLRKPGTP
- a CDS encoding peptide chain release factor 3; translated protein: MSDPSASDLGKEIARRRTFAIISHPDAGKTTLTERILRAGGAIQLAGNVRAKGERRRTRSDWMAIERDRGISVVSSVMTFDYGGCVFNLLDTPGHEDFSEDTYRTLTAVDAAVMVIDAAKGIEDRTRKLFEICRLRDIPIVTFINKMDREAQDPFALLDEIASSLALDTTPATWPIGRAATFVGTYDLLNGALKTATPVAEDDPRLVQMREELELAEAALPPFEREAFDAGHLTPVFFGSAIKEIGVTDLLDALVAFGPSPRAQAAESRTVTADEPAMTALVFKIQANMDPNHRDRIAFARICSGRLTRGMKLRHTRTGKSFAVHTPQFFFAQDRHLAEEAFAGDVVGIPNHGTLRIGDTLTEGEEIRFTGVPHFAPEILRRVRLDDAMKAKKLKQALVQLAEEGVVQLFRPQDGASPIVGVVGTLQLDVLQARLQAEYGVAIGFDSTPFSLARWVTGPRDKIEAFAMANRNAMADDLDDDPVFLATSSFMMRRTEEQNPDIRFHDIKQIGIDIA
- the rpsD gene encoding 30S ribosomal protein S4; translated protein: MSKRLESKYKINRRLGVNLWGRAKSPVNRREYGPGQHGQRRKGKPSDFSVQLMAKQKLKGYYGNITEKQFRRYYQEAVRRKGDTSENLINLLERRLDAVIYRMKFAITPFAARQFISHGHILVNGRKMNIPSYLVQDGDVIEVREKSKQLAIVLDATQSAERDVPEYMEVDHRQMKGTFLRGPQLSDVPYPVQMEPNLVVEFYSR